The proteins below are encoded in one region of Juglans microcarpa x Juglans regia isolate MS1-56 chromosome 4D, Jm3101_v1.0, whole genome shotgun sequence:
- the LOC121258993 gene encoding germin-like protein subfamily 2 member 4 has protein sequence MMADVLACLVIFTTAIFSSAVASDPDSLQDLCVAAPTSDKKVNGFLCKDEANVTAADFTFDGLAKPGLVNNSFGSVAKPANVNQIPGLNTLGVSMARIDYAPGGLNPPHTHPRGTEIVFVLEGELDVGFITTANKLIAKTIKKGEIFLFPKGLVHFQKNNGDKPASVIAAFNSQFPGTQAIAPTLFTATPPVPDDVLAIAFQVGSKDIDKIKAKLAPKK, from the exons ATGATGGCAGACGTTCTTGCATGTCTGGTCATCTTTACTACTGCAATCTTCAGCTCTGCTGTCGCATCCGATCCTGACTCCCTTCAGGATCTCTGCGTTGCTGCTCCCACTTcag ATAAAAAGGTGAACGGATTTTTATGCAAGGACGAGGCAAATGTAACGGCAGCTGATTTCACCTTCGACGGTCTGGCTAAGCCAGGACTTGTTAACAACTCGTTTGGTTCAGTTGCAAAGCCGGCCAACGTGAATCAGATTCCAGGTCTCAACACCCTGGGGGTGTCGATGGCGCGAATCGACTATGCCCCCGGTGGGCTTAACCCTCCTCACACCCACCCGCGTGGCACTGAGATCGTATTCGTGCTGGAAGGAGAGCTGGATGTGGGCTTCATCACCACAGCAAACAAGCTAATCGCCAAGACCATCAAGAAAGGTGAAATCTTTCTGTTTCCCAAGGGACTCGTCCATTTTCAGAAGAACAACGGCGACAAGCCCGCTTCTGTGATCGCGGCATTCAATAGCCAATTCCCCGGCACCCAAGCCATTGCTCCGACACTTTTCACGGCAACACCACCCGTGCCAGACGATGTGTTGGCTATAGCCTTTCAGGTTGGTAGCAAAGACATTGACAAAATCAAAGCAAAGCTGGCTCCCAAGAAGTAG